One genomic segment of Ricinus communis isolate WT05 ecotype wild-type chromosome 5, ASM1957865v1, whole genome shotgun sequence includes these proteins:
- the LOC107262036 gene encoding LOW QUALITY PROTEIN: uncharacterized protein LOC107262036 (The sequence of the model RefSeq protein was modified relative to this genomic sequence to represent the inferred CDS: deleted 2 bases in 1 codon), producing MGILSNKSLMFLEDLTLPTFQVIVMTGNTGCARCQQRVSRLISKMTGLREYAVDVQKKQITVKGDFRNKRKNEISAEMRKEFFCYQLKLLLGSYLASCFRKHKAT from the exons ATGGGGATATTATCTAATAAGTCTCTCATGTTTCTTGAGGATTTGACCCTGCCTACG TTTCAGGTTATAGTGATGACTGGAAATACAGGATGTGCTCGATGCCAGCAACGAGTTTCCCGACTTATTTCTAAGATGACTG GATTAAGAGAATACGCAGTGGATGTGCAgaagaaacaaataactgTAAAGGgagattttagaaataaacGCAAGAATGAAATTAGTGCAGAAATGAGAAAAGAG TTCTTTTGTTATCAACTAAAATTGCTCTTGGGGTCATATCTAGCTTCTTGCTTCAGAAAGCACAAGGCTACCTGA